The sequence below is a genomic window from Lelliottia sp. JS-SCA-14.
AGTCGCCAGGCCGATTCGCTGGCCACAAACGGCGCTCGCGGTGAGCTGGGGGGAGAGATGAATCGCGCGCCATGGACCGGGGCGGCATCGGAAATCGTCAGATCGTACTGCCCGGTTCGGGCAATCAGGCGCGGTAAATCGCGGTTTGTCACCATCGCCTCTACCGACAAATAGCGAATGTCGTCGCTGAAAGGCGCTTCCTGCTGGTCGACGAGAGAGATAAACACTTCCGTCCCATTGTAGAGCGTCTGAGAGTGGTACTTTCGCGAAAGTGAGTGGCTGCCCGTGCGTTGTCGACGGGTGAGCGAGAAGTAACGGCCGAAGTTACCGCTATCGCTATGACGGGTCTGGAACAGGGGGTTGAATACCACTTCCTTGCTATGCTCTGCCTGCTGGCCTGTCACGCGCAGAATTGAGTGAATCTCGTAATCCAGCGGGCGGCTGCGATCCGGAACTACGTGCAGTTCGTGAGTGTTACGTTTGACTTCAAGTCTATCGACGCGTCTGGGAAACAGATTAATAACCGGCGTGCAGAACAGTTGAAAACGATCGGTATCAATATGTCCCGCCAGATCCTGTGGCATCTGGTTGAGCAGCAGGATGACCTCCAGCTCACGGCTGTGGTTGTCCGCGATACCCGCCGAGAGATGATTCAGGGTAAAAAAATAGAAACGCTGGCGGCAGGCGAAGTATTCGTTCACCAGGTTATGGCCGTGGAAAATATTCCAGTTGACGGGCAGGAGGCTCTTTTCTACGGACATACCTTCGAACAGTAAGGCCTGTTGAGAGATCACGGCGTCGTGCCAGCCTCCCTCTTTGGCGTGGCGCAGGATGGTCGCCTGGCATCCGCCATGCAGGAGTTCAAACAGCCGCGAGACAATGCGTTCGTCACCGCTCAGGTAGACGGGCAGCGAGGCAAGCTCGGTCAAATCAGAAAACATCATCCCTTCCGGCAGCTGTAGCCGCAGGCGCAGGGCGCCTTTAAGCTCGCTCTGCGCAATGCGGTGACGTTCCAGATTGGGGAGATCGGGTGGCAGAGAGGTCATCCGCGCATCGCAGAGGGTGAGTGGCCACAGGCGGACGGACTGACCGCTGCGAAATTCACACCGAGTGGTTTCACCGGGGAAAATGGAGGTAAAAAACGCGCTATTCTTCGCGACCTCATAGCCCAGCGTGAGATCCCCTTCCTTAAGATTAGGCCGTAGCTGCACCACGCCGATAGACGGTGTCGGCGCATTGTAATTGGGGTAAATCACATCGAGTAATCGTTGTGTAAAAGTCGGAAATTCCGCGTCAAGTTTTAGCTGCATCCTGGCGGCGATAAAACTGAAAGATTCAATTAAGCGTTCGACAAAAGGATCGGCAACGTCAATACCATGAACGCCGAGACGGCTTGCTATTTTAGGATGTTTTTGCGCGAATTCACTTGCCATTTCACGCATGAAAGTGAGCTCTCTATTATAGTAATCAAGAAACTTATGGTCCACTTAACTGTACCCTAATTGGCAATGGCAACTGTTTAACGTAATAAAAGATATTTCTCATGCCTGTAATAATTCCCGCCATCAAAAGTCTCACGGTAGATTTTTTCAACGGGTGTGGTTCCAGACGTTTTTATCTTTATGGGTGCATCTATTTTCGCGTGGATAATAGCAAGTGAAGGGTGTGGAACGTTGTCTGTATAAGTGTAACAACACATTGCGTTATGAATTTTTATCATTAAATCATGTGGATATGTTTTTTATGTGGTTTTTTTTAGGATAGTGTTTTGGGCAGATGTCTTATTGTTCTTTCAGCGCTATAAAAGCACTGTGTAATCGTATCGAACTCTTGTTTAATAGTGATATTGAAATGGAATTTGTGCGTGGGATATCGATAAATACGCACGACCAATAAGGAAGGAACGTTTGGCTATCGCAAGGAAAAATCTCTTTAGCAAACTCAATAATACCCTTTTTCGCAGCATAGAAAGCGCAACCACGCTCTGTAAGCTGCGGGGTAATCCTTATGTTGAATTAGTGCACTGGTTTAATCAGCTGTGGTCGCAGGATACGGACAATGATTTTAAAATCATTGTGCGGACATTTGACATTGATATGTCCCAGCTGGAACGTGACTTAGAACGCGCCATGTCGCGGCTACCAACAGGCGCCAGCAGTATTACCGACTTTTCATATTGCATTGAACTGGCCATCGAACGTGCCTGGGTCTATTCCAGCCTCGAATGTTCAGCTGCGCGCGTTCGCAGCGGGCATCTGCTGATAGCGATGCTCACCACCATGGAGTTGCGCCGCGAGCTGTTGGCCATGCTTCCTGGCCTTGAGCGTATCGCGCTGGATCATCTGACGCATGATATGCAGTACATCCTGCGCGATTCTAGTGAATCCAACGGTTCCGATGACTTTGCTCGCGCCGATGCGCTTCCTGGGGAGGCCAGTGGTTCGGTGTTGACCCCAGTCGGGGCGGGTCTGGCGCAATACACCACCGATCTCACCGCTCTGGCACGGGAAGGCAAAATCGATCCGGTGGTGGGCCGCAGCCAGGAGATCAGCACGATGGTTGATATTCTGCTGCGTCGGCGGCAGAACAATCCGCTGCTGACGGGGGAAGCGGGGGTCGGCAAGACGGCGGTGGTTGAAGGGCTGGCGCTGGCGATTGCCAGCGAGCAAGTCCCTCCGGCGTTGTCCCAGGTGCGCCTGCTCGCACTCGACGTGGTGGCCCTTTCAGCGGGTGCCAGTATGAAGGGCGAATTTGAAGCACGGCTGAAAGCGGTGCTGGATGAGGCGATGTCTGCCGCCGTCCCGATCATCTTGTTTATCGACGAAGTTCATACGCTGGTGGGCGCGGGTGGCGCGGCGGGGACGGGGGACGCGGCAAACCTGCTCAAGCCCGCGCTGGCGAGAGGAAAGCTCCGTACCATCGGTGCCACAACCTGGAGCGAGTTTAAGCGGCATATTGAGAAAGATCCGGCGCTGACGCGTCGCTTCCAGGTGTTGCAAATCGATGAACCTGCCGAGGATGCCGCCGTGTCTATGCTCCGCGGCCTGGTGCCGACGCTGGAAGCCCACCACGGCGTGTGGATCATGGATGAAGCTTTGACCACGGCAGTACGCCTGTCACATCGCTATATTCCCGCCCGGCAGTTACCGGATAAAGCCATCGGTTTGCTGGATACTGCCTGCGCGAGGGTGGCGACGGCACAAAATATGAAGCCTGTAGCGCTTCAACTCCTGAACGCCAGGATTCAGGATATCCAGGCGGAACGGGAGCGCGGTCAGAAAGCGCACCATTACGGTAAGGAAACGCAGCAATCAGACGACGCGCTCAGCGCACAACTGACCGACCTTGCTGAAGAAGAGGCCGCGTTCTGCCAGCGCTGGCAGCAGGAAAAGCTCTGCGTGGAGGCGATCCTGGCACAACGCCAGCAGCTTGGTGTGCCGGGGGAACAGCCCGAATTTAGCCCCGATGCAAACCGCGAAACGTTAGCGCAGCTCGAACTCTCCCTGTGCGAAATTCGTGGGAAAACGCCACTGGTGCAGGCCGAAGTGAACGCGGATGTTGTGGCGGCCATTGTCTCCGACTGGACGGGGATCCCCGTGGGTCAGATGCTGGAGGATGATTACCGGGCGGTCGCCGAACTGCCGCAGCGCCTGCAGGAGCGGGTCATCGGACAGCCTCATGCGCTGCAACAGATCGCGGAGCGAATCCTGGTCTCACGCGCCGGGCTGGGCAATCCCAACAAACCTGTGGGCGTTTTTATGCTGGTGGGAACATCGGGAACAGGGAAAACCGAAACGGCGCTGGCTCTCGCTGAGACCCTGTATGGCGGGGAACAAAACCTGATCACCATTAATATGAGTGAATACCAGGAAGCGCATACGGTCTCCTCGTTGAAAGGCGCGCCTCCAGGCTATGTGGGATACGGGGAAGGTGGCGTGCTGACAGAAGCCGTGCGCCGTAAGCCCTATAGCGTGATTTTGCTGGATGAAATTGAAAAAGCGCATCCTGATATTCACGAGATCTTTTTCCAGGTGTTTGACAAGGGATGGATGGAAGATGGCGAAGGGCGCTATATCGATTTCAAAAACACCACGCTGCTGATGACCAGTAATGCGGGAAGCGAATTAATGACTCAGCTGTACAGCGATCCACAGACCGCACCGGGAACTGAAAGACTGCTGGAAATGCTGGAACCGGAATTATTGAAAATATTCCCACCTGCGTTTCTTGGGCGATTAGAGATTATTCCTTATCTGCCGCTTCAGCACGGTATGCTCCAGGTTATTGTCCGGTTACAACTGGAAAAAATATCTCAGCGCCTGCGTGAACATTATCACATCGAACTGGAATATGCGGATTCGGTGCTCGATGACATTATTTCACGCTGCGCCGTCGTGCAAACCGGGGCTCGCGCATTAATTCAGGTCGTTGAGAAAGAAATTATGCCGGAAATGGGCCGCTATGTGTTGGCGCATAAAATAGAACATCATGGTCAGACGTTGTATTTAAACAGTGACGCTGAAGGGAAATTCAGTGTGACGTTTTAACCAGTGAATTTATTTGTCCTTCTCAGTCAGTAATGGATAAATAAACTCGGAAATGGCTCACAAGAGCCGCTCAATAGTCTGTGAAGTTAACCTTATCTAAGGAACAGAAAATGTCTAAATTAAGAATGACGGTATGTGCTGTCGCGCTTTCGATGGTCTCAACCTATGGTTTTGCAGTGGGCGCTCCGGTCACTCAGGGAACGGTCACCTTTACCGGTAAACTGATTGCAGATACCTGCAGTATTACCGCGGGCGATGAAGATAAGCAGGTGACTTTACCTACCTTATCTATTCAGTCTTTAGATGTTGCCGGTAAGGAAGCGGGTACGACGACCTTTGATCTCAACGTAGAAGCCTGCCCTGATACGGTGACTCAGGTTGCCGCGCACTTCGAAGCGATCAACAGCGATGGCTTTGACGCAACCACCCAGAACCTGACCAACAGCACGCTGAAAGCCGACGGTGGTGCAGAGAACGTCGAGGTTCGTCTGTTCGACAAGGACGGCAGTACCCAGATTCCGGTCGGCGGAACTGGTGCAATGTTTGATGTTAACGCGACGACGCATAAAGCCACCATGACTTATATCGGCGGTTATTACGCTACGGCGCCAACAACGGCGGGTGATGTTACCGCAAAAGTTCAATATACGCTGGCGTACAAATAATATTGCGACAGGCTGATGGCGAGCCACCAGCCTGTCGATTTTTATTCACAAGGTGTACTCATGTCTTTAATAAAAAAATTCTTTTTATTGTCAGTTTTATTCAGTGCATCCACGGCCACTATTGCCGGTGTAACGATTGCAGGAACACGCATTATCTTTCCGGGGAACGAAAGAGAGGTGAGTGTCAGAACTAACAATAAAGGGAAATTACCGGCTCTGGTACAGGTTTGGATTGATGACGGGAAAGCCAATGAAGATATTAATCAGGTCAAGACGCCTTTTATTATTACACCGCCAGTGTACCGCGTTGAACAGGGGAAAGGGCAAAGTCTGCGTTTAATATATACCGGGATGGCGCTGCCGCAGGATCGTGAATCGTTATTCTGGTTTAATCTGCTGGAAATTCCGCCGGTCGTGAAATCGGAGGATAAAAGCAAAAACCATCTGGATCTGGCTTTTCGCACGCGCATTAAAATATTTTTGCGTCCGGCCACGCTGGAAGAGAACAGCGTAAAAACCTTTAGACGACTGAAATGGGCTATCACCAGCGACAGTAAAAAAGGGACCGGCATTCAGATTACCAATCCAACCGGCTATTACTTCTCCTTTGATACCGGAACGTTCACCCAGAACGGGAAAAAGTACGACATGAATATGGACATGGTTGCGCCAGGTGCCACCGAAACCTGGTATGCGGATAACGGTAGCGCAGCGGGGGGGAATGTCACCCAAATCAGCGTAAAACTGCTGAATGATTATGGGTCGCCGGTGGAAAAAATCCTGATAAACCAGCCTGGTAAGGGCTATGTCGAACAACAGACGGAATGACGTTGTGGCGGCAGATAGACAGTGTGGTTGAGCGTAAAGGACATTTGGTTTTAAGGATAAAAAGTGAAGCGTGCCCTAAATTTAAGCCCAAAGACGCTGAAGGTCCCGGTCAGGACGCTGGCATCGCTGACCTGTGTTCTGCTGCTGCTCCCTAAAGTCTGGGCGCAGCAGACTGGCAACGATGCGGACGGAAGTTCCAGCGTCGAGCAGATGGACTTCAACCCCGGTTTTATTCACGGTGCGAGTATCGATGTATCGCAATTTCGTGAAGGCAACCCGGTCCCTGCGGGCATTTATCCCCTCAATGTGCTGGTCAATGGCGAGCAGCGGGGGCGTTTCAATGTTCATTTTTTAGCCGTACAGGGTAAGGCCAATGCCGAGCCGAGTTTCACGGCGGAAGAGTTGACCCAGCTTGGGATTAAGCCCACTGAAGGCACGCAGCTTGAAGCCGGGAAAGCCTATCGCCTGAGCGAGGCGGTTAAAGGCAGCCAGACTTATTACAACAGCGGGGACTTAGAGCTCAGCATCGGCGTGCCGCAAATCAACCAGGTGATTTATCCGCGCGGATATGTGGATCCTGCCCGCTGGTCTGAAGGCGATATTGCCGGTTTTCTGGACTACAACGCGAACATCTACGGCCTGTCGACCGGGCCGGATAACGGCGAGAGCCGCAGCGATGATTACACCAGCAATATTGGGCTGCTGACCGGTTTTAATATCGCAGGCTGGCGCATTCGCCAGCGTTCGAACACCGGCTGGTCGAAAGAGGACAGTACCCTCCACACGTCGAGTCTGGCGACCTATGCGGCAACGGATCTGACGCGCCTGAAAAGTCAGTTGACCCTTGGCGATAGCAACACTACCGGTAATCTTTTCGACAGTTTTAATCTGCGTGGCGTGCAGCTGCAGTCTGACGACAGAATGTTGCCGGAAGGGCTTCGCAACTACTCGCCGATTTTGCGTGGGATAGCGCAAACTAACGCCAGAGTGACGATCACGCAGCACGGCCTGGTGGTCTATCAGACCATTGTCCCGCCAGGCCCGTTCGAGCTGAACGACATTGGCGCGATGGGCTATGGCGGCGATCTACAGATGACGATCGCAGAAGCGGATGGTTCAACGCGCATCAGCAATATCCCGTTTTCCGCACCGCCCATGTTGCTGCATAAAGACGTTGCCAACTTCGAGGTGGCCGTGGGGGAAATGAATGATGATTCCCTGAAAGAGAAACCTAAACTCGCGCAGCTGATCATGCGCTATGGTCTTGGCAATCATTACACCTTATACGGCGGTTCGCAGGTGGCGGAACACTACCATGCGCTCTCGGTGGGTAATGCCATCAATACGCTGATCGGTGGCGTGTCGTTTGATCTGATCCGCGCCTGGGCAGAAGTTGAGGATGGCAAGGAGTCTAACGGCAACAGTTACAGCGTGGCATTTACCAAATTTATGTCGGAAACGTCCACAAATCTGACACTGGCGGCGTATCGCTACTCCACCAAAGGCTATTACTCGCTGCGCGATGCCAGTATCGCCCGTGACGGACGGACCAACGATGATTATGACGTTGACTATCGGACTAAATCGCGTTTTAGCGCCAGCGTTTCCCAGACCTTATGGGATAACAGTACGCTGAATTTTAGCGGCAGCCTTTACTCCTACTGGACCAGCGATGCCACCGCCAAACAGTACTCGCTCACCTGGTCGAAATCGCTGCGCTATTTTTCGTTTGCGTTGACGGCCATGCGCACCAGCGATGAAGACGGAGATTACGAAAACTCCGTGATGGCGTCGGTGAACGTGCCACTCAGCGGCGGAATCGATAGCCGACCGTTGTTCAGTTCAATCTATTCAACCTACAGTCATTCCGACCCGAAGAGCGATCGCTTCCAGCTCAATGCGAACGGCAGCCAGGGTGAACAGAGTGAGCTGACCTACGGCGTCGGCACTTCGCTGCAAAATGCCCAGGGTGAAGATGGTCGCGAAGCGGTGTCAGGCAACATGAGTTACCGCAGCCCGGTCGGCCAGTTTGGCATGACGGCGGGCGTGGACAATACCGGCTCTTCACGCCAGCTGTCGGTTTCAGCCAGCGGCAGCGTGGCAGCGCATAAAGGCGGAGTGACCTTCGGGCCTTCGGTGGGGGAATCGCCTTTCGCCATTATCGGTGCGCCGGGCGCCACCGGCGCCAGGGTGTTTAACGGCCAGGGAGCCAAAGTTGATCGTCGTGGCTACGCCATCATGCCTTCCCTGACGCCGTATCGTGAGAACAGCGTCGCACTGGATTACAAAACGGTGCCTGAGAACGTCGACGTCATGGAGAGCCAGAGAACGGTTATTCCCCGTGAAGGCGCGATTCTTGCCGTCGATATGAAAACCATTGAAGGCGTCCCGATGGTATTGATTATTCATGATGAAAATGGTCAGCCGATTCCGGCAGGCAGTGAACTGCTCGACGATAAAGGCGTGAGTCAGGGGATGTCAGGACAGAGTGGAATGGCCTTTGTTCGCGGATGGGACCCGGCATCGGGCAATCTGTGGGTCGTATCAGGTAATGATAAATGCCGGATTGTGCCTCGTGTCAATAATCAGAATCGAGTGAATGCCAGCCAGAGTAATAGCATTGTGCAAATGGAGGTGACATGTTATCGGAATTAATTCGCCCACTTTGTCTGGCACGGAAAATAACGGCGCTGGCGCTGCTGGTGATATCCCCCTGGGCATTAGCTCAGCCTTGCACAACGCAGGATAACTGCAAAATTAAGGTTGAGTTTAGAGGTGACTATCTGGAGAACACCTGTGAAGTCAGTATTAATAACGGGACGGCCAACGAAACGGTGGCTTTACCTGTCATTTCGATTAATACGCTGGACCATGACGGCGCGGAAGCCGGAAGTCAGGTGTTTGCCATTACGCTAAAAGAGTGCCCGACTGACAAAGTGGTGTCGCTCTATTTTGCCAGCACCGCAACGGGCATGAATGCTTCAACCGGCAATCTTCTGAACACCGCCGGCTCTGACTTTAGCGAGCATGTGGAAGTCCGCCTGCGCAATAGCGAGCAGCAGCAGATGATTGTTAATGACCCGACCAGTTCGCAGAGTTACGACGTGAGCGTGGCGGGGGATATTACCCATGATTTTATCGCCAGTTATTATGCGAATGGAAATTCAAAGGTCAGTGCCGGGTTACTGAATACGGCGGCAGCCATTGTTATAGATTATAAATAAGCTCAGAGCTGAACAATACTTCCCCGATGTTTCCCGCGCTGAATGTCTGGGGAGGTCATTCTGCGGCAAAAAATAAACTTGCCGTCAGGAAAATAATATTATTCAGCGCGTCTCTATTTTATTTAAGGGTCGGTCTCCATGGCTGTAAGTAAAAGTAATTCGCAGAAATTTATTGCGAGAAACCGCGCACCACGCGTGCAAATTGAATACGACGTTGAAATTTACGGCAGTGAAAAAAAGGTTGAATTACCTTTTGTCATGGGCGTGCTGGCGGATCTCTCCGGCAAGCCGCTCGATCCATTGCCGCCAGTGGTCGACCGTAAATTCCTCGATATTGATATCGATAATTTTGACGAACGCATGAAGGGCATGAAGCCGCGCGCCGCTTTCGCGGTTCCGAATACGCTGACCGGCGAAGGGCAGCTGATGGTGGATATTACCTTCGAAAGCATGGACGACTTCTCGCCGGATGAGATCGCCCGCAAAGTGGATTCCCTGTCGCAACTGCTGGAAGCGCGTACTCAGTTGGCCAATCTGCAAACCTATATGGACGGCAAAGCCGGTGCGGAAGAGCTGGTGATGAAACTGCTGAAAGACAAAGCGTTGCTGAATACGCTGGCGGCCTCACCCAAAGCCAAAACTGAAATCGCTGAACTTCAGCCCGAAGAGTGATAAGAGACGAAGGAAAGACTATGTCTGTGATGGATGCGCAACGAGAAAAATCATCGAAATCGACCGTCGAGTACAACGATTTCAATGCGCTTTTAGCGAAAGAGTTTAAGCCAAAAACAGAGCAAACCCGGGTGGCCGTCGAAGGGGCGGTCAAAACGCTGGCCGAGCAAGCTCTGCGAAATACCCAAACGATCTCCGATGATGCCTATAAAGCTATCGAATCGATCATTGCTGAAATAGACAGCAAACTCTCCGAACAGATCAACCTGATTCTGCATCATCAGGAGTTTCAGTCGCTGGAAAGCGCCTGGCGCGGTTTGCAATACCTGGTGTTCAACACGGAAACCGACGAAAAGCTGAAGCTGCGCTTTATGGACATGTCCAAGGATGAACTGCGACGCAGTATGAAGCGTTATAAAGGCGTGGCCTGGGATCAAAGCCCGCTGTTCAAAAAAATCTATGAAGAAGAGTACGGTCAACTGGGTGGCGAACCTTACGGCTGTCTGGTGGCGGATTACTTTTTCGATCATACCGCGCCGGACGTCGATCTGCTGGCGTCGATTGGCAAAATTGCCGCCTCGGCGCATGTGCCTTTTATCTCTGGCGCCTCCCCGGCTGTGCTGCAGATGGAGTCCTGGCAGGAGCTGTCCAATCCGCGCGATTTGACCAAAATCTTCACCCAGAATCTGGAATATGCCGCCTGGAACTCCCTGCGTCAGGGGGAAGATTCTCGCTACATTGGCCTGGCGATGCCGCGTTTTCTGGCGCGTCTGCCGTACGGGATACGTACCAATCCGGTGGATGCCTTCCATTTTGAAGAGACCACTGACGGGGCGGATCACAGCAAATACGTCTGGTCTAACGCCGCGTATGCCATGGCAGTCAACATCAATCGCTCTTTCAAAGAGTACGGCTGGTGTACGTTGATTCGCGGTGTCGAGAGCGGCGGCGTGGTGGAGGGGTTACCTAGCCACACGTTCCCGACCGATGACGGCGGCGTGGACATGAAATGCCCGACTGAAATTGCGATTTCGGACCGTCGTGAGGCCGAACTGGCGAAGAATGGTTTTATCCCGCTGGTCCACCGTAAAAATACCGATTACGCGGCCTTTATTGGCGCGCAATCGCTGCAGAAACCGGCAGAGTACTATGACGCCGATGCGACGGCGAACGCCAATCTGTCCGCGCGTCTGCCGTATCTGTTCGCCTGCTCGCGCTTCGCCCACTACCTGAAGTGCATCGTGCGCGACAAAATCGGCACTTTCAAAGAGCGCGAAGAGATGCAGCGCTGGCTGAACGACTGGGTGATGAATTATGTCGACGGTGACCCGGCGAACTCGACTCTGGAAACCAAAGCGCGTCGCCCGCTGGCGGCAGCGGAAGTGGTGGTGGAAGACGTCGAGGGCAATCCAGGTTATTACCAGGCAAAATTCTTCCTGCGACCTCATTTCCAGCTGGAAGGATTAACCGTCTCTTTACGCATGGTCGCGAAATTGCCGTCCGTAAAAGAAGGTGCCTGATATCGAGATTCTTTCCTGAAAAAGCCAGGTAAGGCTGAATTTTCAGGAAGAGTGTGAGTGATGAAAATCATGACAAAAGGGAATGCTTTTTCTTTAACAGAAAGAGCGCGTAGAGCTTTTATTTAAATTGAGTGTTGGAGATTATATTATGGCACAGGATATGTTTATTAAAATTGAAGGCATCGAAGGTGAATCACCGGATGCCGTTCATAAAAATGAAATTCAGGTTCTGTCCTGGAATTGGGATGTTGCGCAGCATTCAAATATGCACAGCGGTTCGGGTGGCGGTTCTGGCCGTGCAACGGTTGATGATTTTATGTTTGTTCATTATACCGATAAAGCCAGCCCGAATTTACTGAGCTACTGTCTGACCGGTAAACATATTAAGAATATCCAGTTCGTCGTGCGTAAAGCCGGCGGCGATCCGCTGGAATATCTGACCATTAAATTTACCGACGCTATTATCACCAAAGTCAAGATGGCGGGCTCGATTGACGATGAAACACGTCCGCGTGAAGTCGTCAGCTTCTCCTTCACCAAAATGACCCAAGACTATGTGATGCAAAATGCGGAAGGTCACAAGTCCGGCGTTATTTCAGCAACCTATGATGTTAAGGCTAACCTGCGCGGTTAATCACTAACATGACGGCCGAAGGCTTACTGTTTCAGTAAGCCTTCATCGACAAAGGTTATCCGCAATATTTGGCAGGTATAAGCTAAATATTACGGATATCTTTTATGTGTACAGGACTGGCTTGTGACGCAACGGAAAATAATGCATTACGCACTGCAGATGATCATGGTTTTATTGTTGGCGGCGTGTTCCACAGATTATAAAGCTACATCTGAGACCAAAAGCGCTGAATTGACAATCAGTGCAGGAAAGAACAGTAATCCTGATATTAACGGGCGAGCTGCGCCTGTCGAGATTTTTATCTACGTCATGACCGGCGAGGATAATTTTAGCAGCAGTGATTATTTTACGATTGCAAAGGGAAATAACCCGGATCTGAAAGCTGATATTACGCAACGCAAGCAAATTATCCTGAAGCCAGGCGCATCAAGGCCCTTGACGCTGTCGATTGAAAAAGAGGCGAAATACCTGGCGGTGGTGGCGGCGTTTCGCAATATCAATGAGGCGCAATGGAGCGCGCTCTATATCTTACCGCAGCCTAAAAAGAGGTCGTGGTATCAAATTATTCTTCCCGCCTCAGATGAGACGCTGAAGCTGGCGGTTTCCGTTGATCAATTAGCTGTTTCCATTAAAGAAGTGAACTGACCCGTGAGAACCAATAAAGTCGTGTGGAGTGAAGGGCTGTTTTTGCGCCCGCAGCTCTTTCAACAGCAGGAACGCTATCTCGAGTACTACGCGCACAAAAGAGCGGCGACCATCACGCCGTTTTTCTGGGGGTTCGCTCAATACGATATTGATAGCGAGGCGCTGGCCTACGGTAAGCTGGTATTGCGCACCTGCAAAGGGGTGCTGCCTGACGGTACGCCGTTTGACATCCCGGGTCACGCGGCGCTCCCGGAACCGCTGACCATTGCCCCGGAACATCTGGGCAAAATTATCTGGCTGGCGGTCCCGCTGCGCCTTGATAACAGCGATGAGACGATTTTTGACACCGACGATCGCGGCTCACTGGCGCGTTTTTGCGCCTATGACGCCGAATTGCACGATACCAACGCCATCCGTCAGGGGGCCAGACAGGTGCAGTTAGGGCGCTTGCGGATGCGGCTCATCGCGGAAACGGAGATGACCGAATCGTGGATTGGGCTGCCCCTGGCGCGGGTGAAGGCCATCCAGCCTGATGGCAGCGTGCTTCTCCATGCCCAGGATTATATTCCCCCGGTGACGGGCTATGGTGCCAGCCCACTGCTGACAGAGTGGCTCACGCACCTTAACGGCCTGGTCAAAATCCGCGCCGATAT
It includes:
- a CDS encoding molecular chaperone produces the protein MASHQPVDFYSQGVLMSLIKKFFLLSVLFSASTATIAGVTIAGTRIIFPGNEREVSVRTNNKGKLPALVQVWIDDGKANEDINQVKTPFIITPPVYRVEQGKGQSLRLIYTGMALPQDRESLFWFNLLEIPPVVKSEDKSKNHLDLAFRTRIKIFLRPATLEENSVKTFRRLKWAITSDSKKGTGIQITNPTGYYFSFDTGTFTQNGKKYDMNMDMVAPGATETWYADNGSAAGGNVTQISVKLLNDYGSPVEKILINQPGKGYVEQQTE
- the tssH gene encoding type VI secretion system ATPase TssH codes for the protein MAIARKNLFSKLNNTLFRSIESATTLCKLRGNPYVELVHWFNQLWSQDTDNDFKIIVRTFDIDMSQLERDLERAMSRLPTGASSITDFSYCIELAIERAWVYSSLECSAARVRSGHLLIAMLTTMELRRELLAMLPGLERIALDHLTHDMQYILRDSSESNGSDDFARADALPGEASGSVLTPVGAGLAQYTTDLTALAREGKIDPVVGRSQEISTMVDILLRRRQNNPLLTGEAGVGKTAVVEGLALAIASEQVPPALSQVRLLALDVVALSAGASMKGEFEARLKAVLDEAMSAAVPIILFIDEVHTLVGAGGAAGTGDAANLLKPALARGKLRTIGATTWSEFKRHIEKDPALTRRFQVLQIDEPAEDAAVSMLRGLVPTLEAHHGVWIMDEALTTAVRLSHRYIPARQLPDKAIGLLDTACARVATAQNMKPVALQLLNARIQDIQAERERGQKAHHYGKETQQSDDALSAQLTDLAEEEAAFCQRWQQEKLCVEAILAQRQQLGVPGEQPEFSPDANRETLAQLELSLCEIRGKTPLVQAEVNADVVAAIVSDWTGIPVGQMLEDDYRAVAELPQRLQERVIGQPHALQQIAERILVSRAGLGNPNKPVGVFMLVGTSGTGKTETALALAETLYGGEQNLITINMSEYQEAHTVSSLKGAPPGYVGYGEGGVLTEAVRRKPYSVILLDEIEKAHPDIHEIFFQVFDKGWMEDGEGRYIDFKNTTLLMTSNAGSELMTQLYSDPQTAPGTERLLEMLEPELLKIFPPAFLGRLEIIPYLPLQHGMLQVIVRLQLEKISQRLREHYHIELEYADSVLDDIISRCAVVQTGARALIQVVEKEIMPEMGRYVLAHKIEHHGQTLYLNSDAEGKFSVTF
- the tssF gene encoding type VI secretion system baseplate subunit TssF, producing the protein MDHKFLDYYNRELTFMREMASEFAQKHPKIASRLGVHGIDVADPFVERLIESFSFIAARMQLKLDAEFPTFTQRLLDVIYPNYNAPTPSIGVVQLRPNLKEGDLTLGYEVAKNSAFFTSIFPGETTRCEFRSGQSVRLWPLTLCDARMTSLPPDLPNLERHRIAQSELKGALRLRLQLPEGMMFSDLTELASLPVYLSGDERIVSRLFELLHGGCQATILRHAKEGGWHDAVISQQALLFEGMSVEKSLLPVNWNIFHGHNLVNEYFACRQRFYFFTLNHLSAGIADNHSRELEVILLLNQMPQDLAGHIDTDRFQLFCTPVINLFPRRVDRLEVKRNTHELHVVPDRSRPLDYEIHSILRVTGQQAEHSKEVVFNPLFQTRHSDSGNFGRYFSLTRRQRTGSHSLSRKYHSQTLYNGTEVFISLVDQQEAPFSDDIRYLSVEAMVTNRDLPRLIARTGQYDLTISDAAPVHGARFISPPSSPRAPFVASESAWRLIRQLNFNYQPLSDRENVVGGEAFRQMLQLFVDNTDHDAQSQISGLIGCETVPVIRRLPGNGLLMYGRGVKCTLTMDEENFSGVSPYLFGLVLENYLARHASINVFTETELRTIQRGKIARWQPRPGRRGAL
- a CDS encoding fimbrial protein, with protein sequence MSKLRMTVCAVALSMVSTYGFAVGAPVTQGTVTFTGKLIADTCSITAGDEDKQVTLPTLSIQSLDVAGKEAGTTTFDLNVEACPDTVTQVAAHFEAINSDGFDATTQNLTNSTLKADGGAENVEVRLFDKDGSTQIPVGGTGAMFDVNATTHKATMTYIGGYYATAPTTAGDVTAKVQYTLAYK